Genomic DNA from Azospirillum brasilense:
CCCGGCGTCTACGAACGTGGCCACATCCCCGGAAGCGTGAATTTCTCCTGGCACACCGACTTGAACGACACCGTCCGCCGCGACATCGTGGGCAAGGAGCAGTTCCAGGCCCTGTTGTCGAAGGCCGGGGTGGAGAAGGACAGCACGGTCGTCCTTTACGGCGACACCAACAACTGGTTCGCCGCCTGGGGCGCCTGGGTGTTCGACATTTACGGCGTGGACAATGTGAAGCTGCTGGACGGTGGCCGCAAGAAGTGGGAGGCGGAGAACCGCACCCTGTCCACCAAGCCGGCGGAGGTGAAGCCCAGCAACTACACCGTCTCCAAGGTCAACACCGACCTGCGCGCCCGCCTGGGCGACGTGGTGGCGGTGGCCGACGGCAAGAGCGACGCCAAGCTGGTGGACATCCGCTCACCCGACGAATACCAGGGCAAGGTCTTCGCCCCGCAGGGCATCCAGGAGCTGTCGATCCGCGCCGGCCATGTGCCGGGCGCAGTGAACGTCCCCTGGGGCAAGGCGGTGAACGAAGCCGACGGCACCTTCAAGCCGGTGGCGGAGCTGAAGGCGCTCTACGCCTCCGTCGGCATCGACGGCTCCAAGCCGGTCATCACCTATTGCCGCATCGGCGAGCGGTCGAGCCACACTTGGTTCGCTCTGTCCAAATTGCTGGGCTATTCCGTGAAGAACTACGACGGGTCCTGGACCGAGTACGGCAACGCCGTGGGGGTTCCGGTGAACAACCCGGCCGGTACGGTCTGGGCGGCCA
This window encodes:
- a CDS encoding sulfurtransferase, with the translated sequence MNTPLPSKRHFAKRHLAAAFGALLVTTMSGFALAAAPEGPLVTTDWLEKNLGDPKVKVIEVSVNPGVYERGHIPGSVNFSWHTDLNDTVRRDIVGKEQFQALLSKAGVEKDSTVVLYGDTNNWFAAWGAWVFDIYGVDNVKLLDGGRKKWEAENRTLSTKPAEVKPSNYTVSKVNTDLRARLGDVVAVADGKSDAKLVDIRSPDEYQGKVFAPQGIQELSIRAGHVPGAVNVPWGKAVNEADGTFKPVAELKALYASVGIDGSKPVITYCRIGERSSHTWFALSKLLGYSVKNYDGSWTEYGNAVGVPVNNPAGTVWAAK